A window of Gopherus evgoodei ecotype Sinaloan lineage chromosome 13, rGopEvg1_v1.p, whole genome shotgun sequence contains these coding sequences:
- the LOC115660724 gene encoding pre-B lymphocyte protein 3-like produces the protein MVLRLLALLLLPGVLVPVSRAQPVLTQPASILVLPGQTVKLSCALNPGYNIREFGVAWYQQRPGSPPRYLLYYNSEVDKDKPSEIPDRFSASKDLASNACVLTIAGVQAEDHADYYCSVSYPIYYL, from the exons ATGGTGCTGCGCCTCctggctctcctcctcctcccaggggTTTTGGTGCCAG TTTCCAGGGCGCAACCGGTGCTGACTCAGCCAGCCTCCATTTTAGTGTTACCGGGACAAACGGTGAAACTCTCTTGTGCCCTGAATCCTGGTTACAACATCCGGGAGTTCGGGGTCGCCTGGTACCAGCAGAGACCTGGCAGCCCTCCGAGGTACCTGCTGTATTACAACTCGGAGGTGGACAAGGACAAGCCTTCCGAAATTCCGGACCGCTTCTCTGCGTCCAAAGACCTCGCCAGCAACGCCTGCGTTCTGACCATCGCCGGGGTCCAGGCTGAGGACCACGCTGACTATTACTGCTCGGTCTCATATCCCATCTACTATCTCTAG
- the LOC115660976 gene encoding immunoglobulin superfamily member 11-like isoform X1, whose product MALLISVLVLSFLQEVFLSLGSGQNPPMISVTEGEPVSFECSFDGSPAVGNPFYEIIWMYEMTHKNVSKRVLAFRMTRPNTSVPVLVTEGYFRGRLEFEKNTSSLIIPKVWVNDSGLYYCEVNTVPLHVKLRTNGTHLIVTASPDAVNVLLISSLTAGLLLFLLALGLYFTLKRRIQAKKPEVSLEMSDPICSTPAPARRESFTQPIGSEMIYSKLQWSKYSMVSSPEGSAHSGEPVTKDPRVGTSDPGVDTVYAMLQAPRMYPLYLV is encoded by the exons ATGGCTCTTCTCATTTCTGTGTTGGTGCTTTCCTTCTTGCAGGAAGTGTTCCTTTCCCTAG gTTCTGGGCAAAACCCTCCGATGATCTCAGTAACTGAAGGGGAACCCGTCTCCTTTGAGTGTTCCTTTGATGGATCCCCTGCTGTTGGCAATCCATTCTACGAGATAATCTGGATGTATGAGATGACCCATAAAAATGTGTCCAAGAGGGTCCTGGCCTTTAGGATGACTCGACCCAATACCAGTGTCCCTGTCTTAGTCACTGAAGGCTATTTTAGGGGTCGTTTAGAATTTGAAAAGAACACCAGCTCTCTCATCATCCCCAAGGTGTGGGTGAATGACAGCGGCCTGTATTACTGTGAAGTGAACACAGTACCACTCCATGTTAAATTAAGAACAAATGGGACTCATCTCATTGTCACTG CGTCCCCAGATGCAGTGAATGTTCTGTTGATCTCTAGTCTGACTGCTGGTCTACTTCTGTTCCTCCTTGCTTTGGGCTTGTATTTTACAT TAAAGCGCCGAATCCAGGCCAAGAAACCAGAAGTTTCCCTGGAAATGTCCGATCCCATTTGCagcacccctgctccagcccggagAGAGTCCTTTACGCAGCCCATCGGCAGTGAAATGATCTATTCAAAACTGCAGTGGAGCAAGTACAGT ATGGTGTCCTCTCCAGAGGGGAGCGCTCACTCTGGCGAGCCAGTGACGAAGGATCCCAGAGTGGGGACCAGTGACCCAGGAGTGGACACTGTGTATGCCATGCTTCAGGCACCGCGAATGTATCCCCTCTATCTCGTGTAA
- the LOC115660976 gene encoding uncharacterized protein LOC115660976 isoform X2: MALLISVLVLSFLQEVFLSLGSGQNPPMISVTEGEPVSFECSFDGSPAVGNPFYEIIWMYEMTHKNVSKRVLAFRMTRPNTSVPVLVTEGYFRGRLEFEKNTSSLIIPKVWVNDSGLYYCEVNTVPLHVKLRTNGTHLIVTVKRRIQAKKPEVSLEMSDPICSTPAPARRESFTQPIGSEMIYSKLQWSKYSMVSSPEGSAHSGEPVTKDPRVGTSDPGVDTVYAMLQAPRMYPLYLV; the protein is encoded by the exons ATGGCTCTTCTCATTTCTGTGTTGGTGCTTTCCTTCTTGCAGGAAGTGTTCCTTTCCCTAG gTTCTGGGCAAAACCCTCCGATGATCTCAGTAACTGAAGGGGAACCCGTCTCCTTTGAGTGTTCCTTTGATGGATCCCCTGCTGTTGGCAATCCATTCTACGAGATAATCTGGATGTATGAGATGACCCATAAAAATGTGTCCAAGAGGGTCCTGGCCTTTAGGATGACTCGACCCAATACCAGTGTCCCTGTCTTAGTCACTGAAGGCTATTTTAGGGGTCGTTTAGAATTTGAAAAGAACACCAGCTCTCTCATCATCCCCAAGGTGTGGGTGAATGACAGCGGCCTGTATTACTGTGAAGTGAACACAGTACCACTCCATGTTAAATTAAGAACAAATGGGACTCATCTCATTGTCACTG TAAAGCGCCGAATCCAGGCCAAGAAACCAGAAGTTTCCCTGGAAATGTCCGATCCCATTTGCagcacccctgctccagcccggagAGAGTCCTTTACGCAGCCCATCGGCAGTGAAATGATCTATTCAAAACTGCAGTGGAGCAAGTACAGT ATGGTGTCCTCTCCAGAGGGGAGCGCTCACTCTGGCGAGCCAGTGACGAAGGATCCCAGAGTGGGGACCAGTGACCCAGGAGTGGACACTGTGTATGCCATGCTTCAGGCACCGCGAATGTATCCCCTCTATCTCGTGTAA